A genomic window from Streptomyces sp. WMMC940 includes:
- the cydB gene encoding cytochrome d ubiquinol oxidase subunit II, whose amino-acid sequence MELHDVWFVLIAVLWTGYFFLEGFDFGVGVLTKLLARNRVEKRVLINTIGPVWDGNEVWLLTAGGATFAAFPEWYATLFSGFYLPLLLILVCLIVRGVAFEYRAKRPEERWQRNWEEAIFWTSLIPAFLWGVAFGNIVRGVKIDQEMEYVGTFWDLLNPYAVLGGLVTLTLFTFHGSVFTALKTVGDIRERARKLARNLGLVTAVLALGFLGWTQADKGGGASLVAMVIAVAALVAALGANQAGREGWSFALSGVTIVAAVAMLFLTLFPNVMPSSLNEAWSLTVTNASSSPYTLKIMTWCAGIATPVVLLYQGWTYWVFRKRIGTQHIADPH is encoded by the coding sequence ATGGAACTCCACGACGTCTGGTTCGTACTCATCGCCGTCCTGTGGACCGGCTACTTCTTCCTCGAGGGTTTCGACTTCGGGGTCGGCGTCCTGACGAAGCTGCTCGCCCGCAACCGGGTCGAGAAGCGCGTCCTCATCAACACGATCGGACCGGTCTGGGACGGCAACGAGGTGTGGCTGCTCACGGCGGGCGGTGCGACCTTCGCCGCCTTCCCCGAGTGGTACGCCACGCTCTTCTCCGGCTTCTATCTGCCGCTGCTGCTCATCCTGGTCTGCCTGATCGTGCGCGGTGTCGCGTTCGAGTACCGGGCCAAGCGGCCGGAGGAGCGCTGGCAGCGCAACTGGGAGGAGGCCATCTTCTGGACCTCGCTCATCCCGGCGTTCCTGTGGGGTGTGGCCTTCGGGAACATCGTGCGCGGTGTCAAGATCGACCAGGAGATGGAGTACGTCGGCACCTTCTGGGACCTGCTGAACCCGTACGCGGTCCTGGGCGGACTCGTGACCCTGACGCTGTTCACCTTCCACGGGTCGGTGTTCACGGCGCTGAAGACCGTCGGGGACATCAGGGAGCGGGCCCGGAAGCTCGCCCGCAACCTGGGACTGGTCACGGCCGTGCTGGCGCTCGGGTTCCTGGGCTGGACGCAGGCGGACAAGGGCGGCGGCGCGAGCCTGGTCGCCATGGTCATCGCCGTGGCGGCGCTGGTCGCCGCGCTCGGAGCGAACCAGGCAGGGCGCGAGGGGTGGTCGTTCGCCCTCTCGGGCGTCACGATCGTGGCCGCGGTCGCGATGCTCTTCCTGACCCTCTTCCCGAATGTGATGCCCTCGTCGCTCAATGAGGCGTGGAGCCTGACGGTCACCAACGCGTCCTCGAGCCCCTACACCCTGAAGATCATGACCTGGTGCGCCGGGATCGCCACCCCCGTGGTGCTGCTGTACCAGGGCTGGACCTACTGGGTGTTCCGGAAGCGGATCGGTACACAGCACATCGCCGATCCGCACTGA
- a CDS encoding LLM class flavin-dependent oxidoreductase — translation MVEVMRLSTVILPIHRWAEGQKIWRRAEDLGFHAAYTYDHLSWRSFRDGPWFGAVPTLTAAATVTRRIRLGTLVTSPNFRHPVTLAKELITLDDVSDGRVTLGIGAGGNGFDATTLLKGDEEPWTPRERADRFGEFVPLLDRLLREPAGTTYEGRFYTAREARNVPGCVQRPRLPFAVAATGPRGLRLAAQYGQAWVTTGDPKLFETGTPEQSVEAVAGQLTKLGKACAEAGRDASELDRILLTGFTPDFNPALPAPRRGRPLDSLEAFVDFAGRYAELGFTEIVVHWPIDDSVFAADQAVFERIATEAVSRLG, via the coding sequence ATGGTCGAGGTCATGCGTCTGAGCACGGTGATCCTCCCCATCCACCGGTGGGCCGAAGGACAGAAGATCTGGCGGCGGGCCGAGGACCTCGGCTTCCACGCCGCGTACACGTACGACCACCTCTCCTGGCGGTCCTTCCGCGACGGGCCCTGGTTCGGCGCCGTCCCCACGCTCACGGCCGCGGCGACGGTGACGCGGCGTATCCGTCTGGGCACCCTGGTGACCTCGCCGAACTTCCGGCACCCGGTCACCCTCGCCAAGGAATTGATCACTCTCGACGACGTCTCCGACGGCCGCGTCACGCTGGGCATCGGGGCCGGGGGCAACGGCTTCGACGCGACCACGCTGCTGAAGGGCGACGAGGAGCCGTGGACGCCCCGGGAGCGTGCCGACCGCTTCGGCGAGTTCGTGCCCCTGCTCGACAGACTGCTGCGCGAACCCGCCGGCACGACGTACGAAGGCCGCTTCTACACGGCCCGGGAGGCACGGAACGTGCCCGGCTGTGTACAGCGGCCCCGCCTGCCGTTCGCCGTCGCCGCCACGGGCCCCCGCGGACTGAGGCTCGCCGCCCAGTACGGGCAGGCCTGGGTGACGACGGGCGATCCGAAGCTCTTCGAGACGGGCACCCCCGAGCAGTCCGTCGAGGCCGTGGCGGGCCAGCTGACCAAGCTCGGCAAGGCCTGCGCCGAGGCAGGCCGGGACGCCTCCGAGCTGGACAGGATCCTGCTCACCGGTTTCACCCCGGACTTCAACCCCGCCCTCCCCGCCCCCCGGCGGGGCCGTCCGCTGGACTCCCTGGAGGCGTTCGTGGACTTCGCCGGACGGTACGCGGAGCTCGGTTTCACCGAGATCGTCGTCCACTGGCCCATCGACGACTCCGTCTTCGCCGCCGACCAGGCCGTCTTCGAGCGCATCGCCACCGAGGCCGTCTCCCGACTGGGCTGA
- a CDS encoding HAD family hydrolase encodes MTPATDPLPLPPTVRLIATDLDGTLLRDDKSVSERTIAALAAAEKAGIEVFFVTGRPARWMDVVSDHVHGHGLAICANGAAVVDLHAGGKLLEVRPLERGNALDVVRKLRDAAPGTSFAVETATGIHYEPGYPPFHLDPGATVAVAEKLLHEEEPGSAAPVLKLLAQHGELPPDGFLTLARTAAGDLATITRSSPTSLLEVSGLGVSKASTLALCCAERGISSDEVVAFGDMPNDVEMLTWAGTSFAMGNAHPDVVAAASGRTVANNDDGVAVVIERLLAASHGVRPRA; translated from the coding sequence GTGACCCCAGCTACCGATCCTCTGCCGCTGCCCCCGACCGTCCGGCTGATCGCCACCGATCTCGACGGCACCCTGCTGCGTGACGACAAGTCCGTCTCGGAGCGCACCATCGCCGCACTCGCGGCGGCGGAGAAGGCGGGCATCGAGGTCTTCTTCGTCACGGGCCGCCCGGCGCGCTGGATGGACGTCGTCAGCGACCATGTGCACGGCCACGGGCTGGCGATCTGCGCCAACGGCGCAGCGGTGGTCGATCTGCACGCCGGTGGGAAACTGCTGGAGGTCCGTCCGCTGGAGCGCGGGAACGCGCTCGACGTCGTACGGAAGCTGCGCGACGCGGCACCGGGGACCTCGTTCGCGGTCGAGACCGCCACCGGGATCCACTACGAACCCGGCTACCCGCCGTTCCACCTCGACCCCGGCGCCACGGTGGCCGTCGCCGAGAAGCTGCTGCACGAAGAGGAGCCGGGGTCCGCGGCCCCGGTGCTCAAGCTGCTCGCCCAGCACGGCGAGCTGCCCCCCGACGGCTTCCTCACCCTGGCCCGCACGGCCGCCGGGGATCTGGCCACCATCACCCGCTCCAGCCCGACCTCGCTGCTGGAGGTGAGCGGTCTCGGGGTGTCAAAGGCCTCCACGCTCGCCCTGTGCTGCGCGGAGCGCGGCATATCGTCGGACGAGGTCGTGGCCTTCGGCGACATGCCGAACGACGTGGAGATGCTGACCTGGGCGGGCACGTCGTTCGCCATGGGCAACGCCCACCCCGACGTGGTCGCCGCCGCGTCCGGCCGGACCGTGGCGAACAACGACGACGGTGTCGCGGTCGTCATCGAGCGGCTTCTCGCCGCGTCGCACGGCGTCCGGCCGCGGGCGTAG
- a CDS encoding M23 family metallopeptidase: MGHRQRDCHRRLFRPLLCALLVAFPLLPASAASANDGPDVSVQVAQLLEEVSKATATYERGLQASVAERARLDQLQWQLADRRREMRKMHDKLGAVARAQYRSGGNLAPTLELMFASDPDELLRGQRMYAKATTTVNLLLEEAREAERLTAVAEKKAREAWYRLDARTAELARIKRGIETKLDAARWSLQAQADRSAASGQCSGSVPLPQTDFPEGSAWVTPVQRYTLSAGFDSAGTRWANRHTGQDFAVGIGSPVRSIGAGRVVSVSCGGGFGMQIVVQHNDGWYSQYAHLASVTVDQGDRVRTGQWLGQAGTTGNSTGPHLHFEVRLTPDFGSAVDPVTWLRNRGVWL; encoded by the coding sequence ATGGGACACCGACAACGCGACTGCCACCGGCGGCTGTTCAGGCCATTGCTGTGCGCGCTGCTGGTCGCCTTCCCGCTGCTGCCCGCATCCGCCGCGTCCGCCAATGACGGTCCCGACGTCAGCGTGCAGGTCGCCCAGCTGCTCGAGGAGGTGTCCAAGGCCACCGCCACGTACGAGCGGGGACTGCAGGCCTCCGTCGCCGAGCGCGCCCGGCTCGACCAGCTGCAGTGGCAGCTCGCCGACAGACGGCGCGAGATGCGGAAGATGCACGACAAGCTCGGCGCGGTGGCCAGGGCGCAGTACCGCAGCGGTGGCAATCTCGCGCCCACGCTGGAGCTGATGTTCGCCTCCGACCCCGATGAGCTGCTGCGCGGGCAGCGGATGTACGCCAAGGCCACGACGACGGTGAACCTGCTGCTGGAGGAGGCCCGGGAGGCCGAGCGCCTGACGGCCGTGGCGGAGAAGAAGGCCCGTGAGGCCTGGTACCGCCTGGACGCCCGTACGGCGGAGCTGGCGAGGATCAAACGCGGCATCGAGACCAAGCTCGACGCGGCGCGATGGTCCCTTCAGGCACAGGCGGACCGGAGCGCGGCCTCCGGACAGTGCTCCGGCTCGGTCCCGCTGCCGCAGACGGACTTTCCCGAGGGTTCGGCCTGGGTGACGCCCGTCCAGCGCTACACCCTGTCGGCCGGCTTCGACAGCGCCGGGACACGCTGGGCGAACCGTCACACCGGGCAGGACTTCGCCGTAGGGATCGGCAGCCCCGTGCGCTCGATCGGCGCCGGCCGGGTGGTGTCCGTCTCCTGCGGCGGAGGCTTCGGCATGCAGATCGTCGTCCAGCACAACGACGGCTGGTACTCGCAGTACGCGCACCTCGCGTCCGTCACGGTGGACCAGGGCGACCGGGTCCGCACCGGCCAATGGCTCGGCCAGGCCGGGACCACGGGCAACTCGACCGGGCCCCACCTCCACTTCGAGGTGCGACTCACCCCTGACTTCGGATCCGCGGTGGATCCGGTGACCTGGCTGCGGAACCGCGGAGTCTGGCTGTGA
- the cydD gene encoding thiol reductant ABC exporter subunit CydD yields MKPVDPRLLRYARATRLFMAAVVALGLAGAALVVAQAMLIADVVVGAFQGGMDAGELRNPLLLLAAVATGRGLVSWLTELAAHRASAAVKSELRLRLLERAVQLGPGWLSGQRSGSLAALATRGVDALDDYFARYLPQLGLAVVVPVAVLARIVTEDWVSAAVIVITLPLIPIFMVLIGWATEARMNRQWALLSRLSGHFLDVVAGLPTLKVFGRAKAQAEAIRKITSEYRRATLRTLRIAFLSSFALELLSTLSVALVAVGIGMRLVHGDLDLHTGLVVLILAPEAYLPLRQVGAQYHAAAEGLSAAEEIFRVLETPVRAGGAAPVPGARGVRLELDSVTVRHEGRAVPSPAGASLTVEDGETVALVGPSGVGKSTLLDVVLGFVAPDEGTVRVGVPGKSPVDLASLDRVAWHRQIAWVPQRPYLFAGTIAENVRLARHEADDAEVLAALREAGAADFVAALPEGMETALGEDGAGLSAGQRQRIALARAFLADRPLLLLDEPTAALDGETEAGIVDAVRRLARGRTVLLVVHRPALLSVADRVVELRPAQRVSAGEEARGQLGPSRVPRPSPSADGMAAEATLPIAPTERPTPTIEDLAHGAARGASGPVGGGVLARVRGSAGALRGRLVLALVLGSLALGSAVGLMAVSGWLISRASEQPPVLYLMVAVTATRAFGIGRAVFRYTERLVSHDAVLRMLADLRVGVFRRLERIAPAGLRRTRRGDLLSRLVADVDALQDYWLRWMLPAGAALVVGAGSVGFTAWLLPEAGAVLAVGLLVAGVAVPALSGVFARRAERRLAPARGVLATQVVDLLKGVAELTVTGALARRTAGARQADRVLTRIASRAAAATALGGGLSAVACGLTVAFAAYAGVTAVHSGRIEGVELAVVVLTPLAAFEAVVGLPLAVQYRQRVKRSAQRVFEVLDAPVPVSEPAEPSPAPASAFPLEVRGLTVRHAGGRQDALSGFDLTLTAGRRVAVVGASGSGKTTLAQALLRFLDVRAGTYTIGGTDATALDGDTVRRRVGLCAQDAHLFDSSIRENLRLARTGASVEELRAALAAARLLDWAEGLPDGLDTLVGEHGAQLSGGQRQRLALARALLADFPVLLLDEPAEHLDLATADALTADLLAATEGRTTVLITHRLRGLDAVDEVLVLDGGRTVQRGPYAELVATDGPLRRMLEREHAGDLLNERLRDPAFPGK; encoded by the coding sequence GTGAAACCCGTCGACCCGCGACTGCTCCGGTACGCCCGTGCCACCCGCCTCTTCATGGCGGCCGTGGTGGCGCTGGGCCTTGCCGGGGCGGCGCTGGTCGTCGCCCAGGCGATGCTCATCGCCGACGTGGTGGTCGGCGCCTTCCAGGGTGGGATGGACGCCGGTGAGCTGCGGAACCCGCTGCTGCTGCTGGCCGCCGTCGCCACCGGCCGTGGACTGGTGTCCTGGCTGACGGAGCTGGCGGCCCACCGGGCGAGCGCGGCGGTCAAGTCCGAGCTGCGGCTGCGGTTGCTCGAGCGGGCCGTGCAGCTGGGGCCGGGGTGGCTGAGCGGACAGCGGAGCGGTTCGCTGGCCGCCCTGGCCACCAGGGGGGTGGACGCGCTCGACGACTACTTCGCGCGCTATCTGCCGCAGTTGGGGCTGGCAGTGGTGGTTCCGGTCGCGGTGCTGGCACGGATCGTCACCGAGGACTGGGTCTCGGCGGCGGTCATCGTGATCACCCTGCCGCTGATCCCGATCTTCATGGTGCTGATCGGCTGGGCGACCGAAGCGCGGATGAACCGTCAGTGGGCGCTGCTGTCACGGCTGTCCGGGCACTTCCTCGACGTGGTCGCGGGACTGCCGACACTGAAGGTCTTCGGGCGGGCGAAGGCCCAGGCCGAGGCGATCCGGAAGATCACCTCGGAGTATCGGCGGGCGACGCTGAGGACCCTGAGGATCGCCTTCCTCTCCTCGTTCGCCCTGGAGCTGCTGTCCACCCTCTCGGTGGCACTGGTGGCGGTCGGCATCGGCATGCGGCTCGTCCACGGCGATCTGGATCTCCACACCGGACTCGTCGTGCTGATCCTCGCCCCCGAGGCATATCTGCCTCTGCGGCAGGTCGGGGCGCAGTACCACGCCGCGGCGGAGGGACTGTCGGCGGCGGAGGAGATCTTCAGGGTGCTGGAGACCCCGGTCCGTGCCGGCGGCGCGGCGCCGGTGCCCGGTGCCCGGGGAGTTCGGTTGGAGCTGGACTCCGTGACGGTACGCCACGAGGGCCGTGCCGTCCCCTCGCCGGCCGGCGCGTCCCTGACGGTCGAGGACGGCGAGACCGTCGCGCTGGTCGGTCCGAGCGGGGTCGGCAAGTCGACGCTGCTCGATGTGGTGCTCGGCTTCGTGGCTCCGGACGAGGGCACGGTCCGGGTGGGTGTCCCCGGCAAGAGCCCGGTGGACCTGGCCTCGCTGGACCGGGTGGCCTGGCACCGGCAGATCGCCTGGGTGCCGCAGCGGCCGTACCTCTTCGCGGGGACGATCGCGGAGAACGTACGGCTGGCGCGTCATGAAGCGGACGACGCGGAGGTCCTGGCGGCACTCCGGGAGGCCGGCGCGGCGGACTTCGTGGCCGCGCTGCCGGAGGGCATGGAGACGGCCCTCGGCGAGGACGGCGCGGGCCTGTCCGCGGGGCAGCGCCAGCGGATCGCGCTCGCCCGGGCCTTCCTCGCCGACCGTCCGCTGCTGCTGCTCGACGAGCCCACGGCGGCGCTCGACGGGGAGACCGAGGCGGGCATCGTGGACGCGGTGCGGAGGCTGGCACGGGGCCGGACGGTGCTGCTCGTCGTCCACCGGCCCGCTCTGCTGTCCGTGGCCGACCGGGTGGTCGAACTGCGCCCCGCCCAGCGGGTTTCCGCCGGCGAGGAGGCTCGGGGGCAGCTCGGTCCCTCCCGGGTTCCCCGCCCTTCGCCCTCGGCCGACGGCATGGCGGCGGAGGCCACGCTGCCCATCGCACCCACGGAACGGCCGACCCCCACCATCGAGGACCTCGCGCACGGGGCCGCCCGAGGAGCGTCCGGGCCCGTGGGCGGCGGGGTGCTCGCACGGGTGCGCGGGTCGGCCGGGGCACTGCGCGGCCGGCTGGTGCTGGCGCTGGTGCTCGGAAGCCTTGCGCTGGGCTCGGCCGTGGGCCTCATGGCGGTGTCGGGATGGCTGATCTCGCGGGCATCGGAGCAGCCGCCCGTGCTCTATCTGATGGTGGCCGTCACGGCGACGAGGGCGTTCGGGATCGGGCGGGCGGTGTTCCGGTACACCGAGCGGCTCGTCTCTCACGACGCCGTGCTGAGGATGCTGGCCGATCTCCGGGTCGGGGTGTTCCGCAGGCTGGAGCGGATCGCGCCCGCCGGGCTGCGCCGCACCCGCCGGGGCGATCTGCTCTCCCGGCTCGTCGCGGATGTGGACGCCCTCCAGGACTACTGGCTGCGCTGGATGCTGCCGGCCGGCGCGGCGCTCGTCGTCGGGGCCGGATCCGTCGGGTTCACCGCATGGCTGCTTCCCGAGGCCGGTGCCGTGCTGGCCGTTGGCCTGCTCGTGGCCGGGGTGGCCGTACCGGCGCTGAGCGGGGTGTTCGCACGCCGGGCGGAGCGGCGGCTCGCACCGGCCCGTGGAGTGCTCGCCACCCAGGTCGTGGATCTGCTGAAGGGCGTCGCCGAGCTGACCGTGACCGGGGCTCTGGCACGACGGACTGCCGGGGCACGGCAAGCCGACCGCGTCCTGACGCGGATCGCCTCGCGCGCCGCGGCCGCCACCGCTCTGGGCGGCGGGCTGTCGGCCGTGGCCTGCGGACTGACCGTCGCCTTCGCGGCATACGCCGGTGTCACGGCCGTGCACTCCGGCCGGATCGAAGGGGTCGAACTCGCGGTCGTCGTGCTCACTCCGCTCGCCGCCTTCGAGGCGGTCGTGGGGCTTCCGCTGGCGGTGCAGTACCGGCAGCGCGTGAAGCGCAGCGCTCAGCGGGTCTTCGAGGTGCTCGACGCCCCGGTGCCGGTGAGCGAGCCCGCGGAGCCGTCCCCCGCGCCCGCCTCCGCGTTCCCCCTGGAGGTCCGGGGGCTCACCGTCCGCCATGCCGGCGGGCGGCAGGACGCGCTGTCCGGCTTCGACCTGACGCTCACCGCCGGCCGGCGCGTCGCCGTCGTCGGTGCCTCCGGCTCCGGCAAGACGACCCTCGCGCAGGCACTGCTGCGCTTCCTGGACGTACGAGCCGGGACGTACACGATCGGCGGGACGGACGCGACGGCGCTCGACGGGGACACCGTCCGCCGCCGCGTCGGCCTCTGCGCCCAGGACGCCCATCTCTTCGACAGCTCCATCCGCGAGAATCTGAGGCTCGCCCGAACCGGTGCCTCCGTGGAGGAGCTGCGCGCGGCACTCGCGGCCGCCCGGCTGCTGGACTGGGCCGAGGGGCTTCCGGACGGGCTCGACACCCTGGTGGGCGAGCACGGGGCCCAGCTCTCGGGCGGTCAGCGCCAGCGGCTGGCCCTGGCGCGTGCCCTGCTCGCCGACTTCCCCGTACTGCTGCTCGACGAGCCGGCCGAACATCTGGATCTCGCCACGGCGGACGCCCTGACCGCGGATCTGCTGGCCGCCACGGAGGGCCGCACGACGGTGCTGATCACCCATCGGCTCCGCGGTCTCGACGCGGTCGACGAGGTGCTGGTGCTGGACGGGGGCCGCACCGTGCAGCGCGGGCCCTATGCGGAGCTGGTGGCAACGGACGGACCGCTGCGCCGCATGCTCGAGCGGGAGCACGCAGGTGATCTCCTCAACGAGCGACTCAGGGATCCAGCTTTTCCCGGCAAATAG